A genomic segment from Variovorax paradoxus B4 encodes:
- the purL gene encoding phosphoribosylformylglycinamidine synthase, with amino-acid sequence MTQPAPQALPVVTLFEGGSALSDFRARQLLPKLQAIEPRIESISARFVHLVVTDAALGAADHERFAALLTYGEPFEAPAKAGTSVVVTPRLGTVSPWASKATDIAHNCGLALRRVERVTQYHLKLKAPLIGKAPVLEGDLLAAVAVPLHDRMTESVLATVEQAASLFSELPAQPMAQVDVQGGGRAALVAANTGFGLALAEDEIDYLVEAFTRLGRNPSDVELMMFAQANSEHCRHKIFNASFTIDGEAQPQSLFSMIRHTEKQNPQHTVIAYADNASVMEGTTVERFIPAAGSQSYQKDSALSHVLMKVETHNHPTAISPFPGASTGAGGEIRDEGATGRGSKPKAGLTGFTVSKLWPEEGHYGKPEHIASPLQIMTEGPLGGAAFNNEFGRPNLLGYFREYEQTVASDLDIVQRGYHKPIMIAGGLGQIDATQTKKIQFPAGSLLIQLGGPGMRIGMGGSAASSMATGANAAELDFDSVQRGNPEIERRAQEVINHCWQQGAANPILAIHDVGAGGLSNAFPELTNDAGRGARFDLRAVPLEESGMAPNEIWCNECQERYVLAIAPESLEQFKAFCERERCPFSVVGVATEERQLLVADEGAEVQPVEMPMDVLLGKPPKMHRDVKALARSFKPLDLTGVDLQKAAIDVLSHPTVASKRFLITIGDRTVGGLSHRDQMVGPWQVPVADCAVTLADYRGFAGEVMSMGERTPLAVLDAPASGRMAVAEAITNLLAAPIELSRVKLSANWMAACGEPGEDAALYETVKAVGLELCPALGVSIPVGKDSLSMRTQWKDGDEARKVTSPVSLIVTAFATLADVRGTLTPQLDASEADTTLVLIDLGRGQHRMAGSILAQTLNQSGDTVPDLDDPAQLVALVNAVNALRADGKILAMHDRSDGGLFATACEMAFAGHVGVALNVDMLVTEGDGISDSRMETGDAKNWAQQVSARREELTLKALFNEELGMVLQVRTEERNDVMQVLRAHGLSAHSHFVGKTRPASSTMDAGKGKLEVWRDAKSVFSATLQDLHQVWDSVSWKIARERDNPDCANAEHAAAGEPADPGLHWHVSPPLGKGWGELGPGLLSSRPKVAILREQGVNSHVEMAYAFTEAGFEAFDVHMTDLQAGRADLADFKGVVACGGFSYGDTLGAGIGWARSITFNPKLAEQFKAFFGREDTFGLGVCNGCQMFAELADIIPGAEAWPRFTTNQSERFEARLSMVEVLESPSIFFAGMAGTRLPIAVAHGEGYANFKHRGDAAKAIAAMRFVDNHGNPTEQYPFNPNGSAGGLTSVTTPDGRFTAVMPHPERVFRNIQMSWTGGDKNELSPWMRIWRNARRWVG; translated from the coding sequence GTGACGCAGCCCGCACCTCAAGCCCTTCCCGTCGTAACCCTTTTCGAGGGCGGCAGCGCACTCAGCGATTTCCGCGCGCGGCAGCTGCTGCCAAAGCTGCAGGCGATCGAGCCGCGCATCGAGAGCATCAGCGCCCGTTTCGTGCACCTGGTGGTCACCGATGCGGCGCTCGGCGCGGCCGACCACGAGCGCTTCGCCGCGCTCCTGACCTACGGCGAGCCCTTCGAGGCCCCGGCCAAGGCGGGCACTTCGGTGGTCGTCACGCCCCGCCTGGGCACCGTTTCGCCCTGGGCTTCCAAGGCCACCGACATCGCCCACAACTGCGGCCTGGCGCTGCGACGGGTCGAGCGGGTCACCCAGTACCACCTGAAGCTCAAGGCCCCGCTGATCGGCAAGGCGCCCGTGCTCGAGGGCGACCTGCTGGCCGCCGTGGCCGTTCCGCTGCACGACCGCATGACCGAATCGGTGCTGGCCACGGTGGAGCAGGCCGCCAGCCTGTTCAGCGAGCTGCCGGCCCAGCCGATGGCGCAGGTCGATGTGCAGGGCGGCGGCCGCGCCGCGCTGGTGGCGGCCAACACGGGTTTCGGCCTGGCGCTGGCGGAAGACGAGATCGACTACCTGGTCGAAGCCTTCACCCGGCTCGGGCGCAACCCGAGCGACGTCGAGCTGATGATGTTCGCGCAGGCCAACAGCGAGCACTGCCGCCACAAGATCTTCAACGCCAGCTTCACCATCGATGGCGAGGCCCAGCCGCAAAGCCTGTTCTCGATGATCCGCCACACCGAGAAGCAGAACCCGCAGCACACGGTGATCGCCTATGCGGACAACGCCTCGGTGATGGAGGGCACGACGGTCGAGCGCTTCATTCCGGCTGCGGGCTCGCAGAGCTATCAAAAAGATAGCGCGCTGAGCCACGTGCTGATGAAGGTCGAGACGCACAACCACCCGACCGCCATTTCCCCGTTTCCGGGTGCCTCGACCGGCGCGGGCGGCGAGATCCGCGACGAAGGCGCCACCGGCCGCGGCTCCAAGCCCAAGGCCGGCCTGACGGGCTTCACGGTGTCGAAGCTCTGGCCGGAAGAGGGCCACTACGGCAAGCCTGAGCACATTGCCAGCCCGCTGCAGATCATGACCGAGGGCCCGCTGGGCGGCGCCGCGTTCAACAACGAATTCGGCCGGCCCAACCTGCTGGGCTATTTCCGCGAATACGAGCAGACCGTGGCGAGCGACCTCGACATCGTGCAGCGCGGCTATCACAAGCCCATCATGATCGCGGGCGGCTTGGGGCAAATCGACGCCACGCAGACCAAGAAGATCCAGTTCCCGGCCGGCTCGCTGCTGATCCAGCTCGGCGGCCCTGGCATGCGCATCGGCATGGGCGGCAGCGCCGCGAGTTCCATGGCCACGGGCGCCAACGCGGCCGAGCTCGACTTCGACTCGGTGCAGCGCGGCAACCCCGAAATCGAACGCCGTGCGCAGGAGGTCATCAACCACTGCTGGCAGCAGGGCGCGGCCAACCCGATCCTCGCGATCCACGACGTGGGCGCGGGCGGCCTGAGCAATGCCTTCCCCGAGTTGACCAACGACGCCGGCCGCGGCGCGCGCTTCGACCTGCGCGCCGTGCCGCTGGAGGAATCGGGCATGGCGCCGAACGAGATCTGGTGCAACGAATGCCAGGAGCGCTATGTGCTGGCCATTGCGCCGGAATCGCTCGAACAGTTCAAGGCCTTCTGCGAGCGCGAGCGCTGCCCGTTCTCGGTGGTGGGTGTGGCGACCGAGGAGCGCCAGCTGCTGGTGGCCGACGAAGGCGCCGAGGTGCAGCCCGTCGAGATGCCGATGGACGTGCTGCTCGGCAAGCCGCCCAAGATGCACCGCGACGTCAAGGCGCTGGCGCGCAGCTTCAAGCCGCTCGACCTCACGGGCGTCGACCTGCAGAAGGCCGCCATCGACGTGCTGTCGCACCCGACGGTGGCCTCCAAGCGCTTCCTGATCACCATCGGCGACCGCACCGTGGGCGGCCTGAGCCACCGCGACCAGATGGTCGGCCCCTGGCAGGTGCCGGTGGCCGATTGCGCCGTGACGCTGGCCGACTACAGGGGCTTCGCCGGCGAGGTGATGAGCATGGGCGAGCGCACGCCGCTGGCGGTGCTCGACGCGCCGGCCTCGGGCCGCATGGCCGTGGCCGAGGCCATCACCAACCTGCTGGCGGCGCCGATCGAGCTTTCGCGCGTGAAGCTCTCGGCCAACTGGATGGCCGCCTGCGGCGAGCCCGGCGAAGACGCCGCGCTGTACGAAACCGTCAAGGCCGTGGGCCTTGAGCTGTGTCCGGCGCTCGGCGTGTCGATTCCGGTCGGCAAGGATTCGCTGTCGATGCGCACGCAGTGGAAGGATGGGGACGAAGCCAGGAAGGTCACCTCGCCCGTGAGCCTGATCGTGACCGCCTTCGCCACGCTGGCCGACGTGCGCGGCACGCTCACGCCGCAGCTCGATGCCTCGGAGGCCGACACCACGCTGGTGCTGATCGACCTGGGCCGCGGCCAGCACCGCATGGCCGGCAGCATCCTGGCGCAGACGCTGAACCAGAGCGGCGACACCGTGCCCGACCTCGACGACCCGGCGCAACTCGTCGCGCTGGTCAATGCCGTGAACGCGCTGCGCGCCGACGGCAAGATCCTGGCCATGCACGACCGCAGCGACGGCGGCCTGTTCGCCACCGCCTGCGAAATGGCCTTTGCGGGCCACGTGGGCGTGGCGCTCAACGTCGACATGCTGGTCACCGAAGGCGACGGCATCTCCGACAGCCGCATGGAAACCGGCGACGCCAAGAACTGGGCGCAGCAGGTCAGCGCGCGGCGCGAGGAGCTCACGCTGAAGGCGCTGTTCAACGAAGAGCTCGGCATGGTGCTGCAGGTGCGCACCGAAGAGCGCAACGACGTGATGCAGGTGCTGCGCGCCCACGGCCTCAGCGCCCACAGCCACTTCGTCGGCAAGACGCGGCCCGCCAGCTCCACGATGGATGCCGGCAAGGGCAAACTCGAAGTCTGGCGCGATGCCAAGTCGGTGTTCAGCGCGACGCTGCAGGACCTGCACCAGGTGTGGGACTCGGTCAGCTGGAAGATCGCCCGCGAGCGTGACAACCCGGACTGCGCCAATGCCGAGCACGCCGCGGCGGGCGAACCCGCCGATCCGGGCCTGCACTGGCATGTCTCGCCGCCGCTCGGCAAGGGCTGGGGTGAACTCGGCCCGGGGCTGCTGTCGTCGCGCCCCAAGGTTGCCATCCTGCGCGAGCAGGGCGTCAATTCGCATGTCGAGATGGCCTACGCGTTCACTGAAGCAGGCTTCGAAGCCTTCGACGTCCACATGACCGACCTGCAGGCGGGCAGGGCGGACCTCGCCGACTTCAAGGGGGTGGTGGCCTGCGGCGGCTTCAGCTACGGCGACACGCTGGGCGCCGGCATCGGCTGGGCGCGCAGCATCACCTTCAACCCGAAGCTCGCCGAACAGTTCAAGGCCTTCTTCGGCCGCGAAGATACCTTCGGCCTGGGCGTGTGCAACGGCTGCCAGATGTTCGCCGAACTGGCCGACATCATTCCCGGCGCCGAGGCCTGGCCGCGTTTCACCACCAACCAGAGCGAGCGCTTCGAGGCGCGCCTGTCGATGGTCGAGGTGCTCGAATCGCCGAGCATCTTCTTTGCGGGCATGGCCGGCACGCGCCTGCCGATCGCAGTGGCGCACGGCGAGGGCTATGCCAACTTCAAGCACCGCGGCGACGCGGCCAAGGCCATTGCGGCGATGCGCTTCGTGGACAACCACGGCAACCCGACCGAGCAGTACCCGTTCAATCCGAACGGCAGCGCGGGCGGCCTGACCTCGGTGACCACGCCCGACGGCCGCTTCACGGCCGTGATGCCGCACCCCGAGCGCGTGTTCCGCAACATCCAGATGAGCTGGACCGGTGGCGACAAGAACGAACTGAGCCCGTGGATGCGCATCTGGCGCAATGCGCGCCGCTGGGTGGGCTGA